A stretch of the Nosocomiicoccus ampullae genome encodes the following:
- a CDS encoding HIT family protein — MDCVFCDLIKNKDYHLVRESIYSIAILDKSPASKGHVLVMPKMHFETFGDIDNKVVRNDLIALMHKVATMDMFKDYNIVSNNGKRAGQSVPHVHFHFIPREESDNINFEVPADDSIDVEKSLKELKEKRAEKKKREG; from the coding sequence ATGGATTGTGTATTTTGTGATCTGATTAAAAATAAAGATTACCATCTTGTAAGAGAAAGCATTTATAGCATCGCGATTTTAGATAAGTCTCCAGCATCTAAAGGGCATGTTTTAGTAATGCCGAAGATGCATTTTGAAACATTTGGAGATATCGATAATAAAGTCGTGCGTAATGATTTAATTGCTTTAATGCATAAAGTTGCGACGATGGATATGTTTAAAGATTATAATATTGTAAGTAACAACGGAAAAAGAGCGGGACAATCTGTGCCGCACGTACATTTTCACTTTATTCCAAGAGAAGAATCGGACAATATTAACTTTGAGGTTCCTGCGGATGATTCTATCGATGTTGAAAAGTCTCTTAAAGAACTTAAAGAAAAACGAGCAGAGAAGAAAAAGAGAGAAGGATAA
- a CDS encoding YolD-like family protein, with protein sequence MILDYRNIPYEELNSNIPAGRGMIKWMPFATMPEQYENVNQMIQSQLKKDYPKLTQDIIEHNERIVHELLGKTAIIRYWSNGREIMMECDVESISKETNMIIVRKNNTILPIYFYHIYEIQKGGNLFK encoded by the coding sequence ATGATTCTTGATTATAGAAATATTCCTTATGAAGAACTCAATTCTAATATACCAGCTGGGCGTGGCATGATTAAATGGATGCCTTTTGCAACGATGCCTGAACAATATGAAAATGTAAATCAAATGATTCAGAGTCAACTGAAAAAAGATTATCCAAAGTTGACACAAGATATAATCGAACATAATGAACGTATAGTTCACGAATTACTTGGTAAAACGGCGATTATCCGTTACTGGTCGAATGGACGAGAAATTATGATGGAATGTGATGTAGAAAGTATTAGTAAAGAAACGAACATGATTATTGTACGTAAGAACAATACGATTTTACCAATTTATTTTTATCATATTTATGAAATTCAAAAAGGCGGGAACTTATTTAAATGA
- a CDS encoding aminotransferase class I/II-fold pyridoxal phosphate-dependent enzyme, whose product MEKQLNNNIQNIEVPGTRQFSNKVDQYPDSVDLTLGQSGFDTPEPIRKAMVDAINNNKLRYTHNRGLLELRQVISDYIFDRFNVRYSPEEEIVVMTGGSEAIDNILRTILNPGDEVILPAPSYLGYEPIIKLCGAKVVYVDTTKTDLVPTADSIKEKITDKTKAVLFNYPTNPTGTSLSYENIKEIVEVLKDKDIFIVTDEIYSDNVYEGKHHSFMEFEEIRNKLFVVNGLSKSHAMTGARIGYILSTPELSDLVNTVHLYNTICASTPSQYGAIAAFRDVPKEDLEAMNDAYKTRRDYLFDRLTGMGLPVEKPTGAFYIFPDISEYSNDSFQFCLDLIEQEQLAVVPGASFSPYGEGHIRLSFAATMEELVEACNRLENFLKNYKK is encoded by the coding sequence ATGGAAAAGCAATTAAACAATAACATCCAAAACATCGAAGTACCTGGTACTCGTCAATTCTCTAATAAAGTTGATCAGTATCCTGATAGTGTCGACTTAACACTTGGCCAGTCTGGTTTTGACACACCAGAGCCAATTCGTAAAGCAATGGTCGATGCAATTAATAATAATAAATTACGTTATACTCATAATCGTGGTTTATTAGAATTACGTCAAGTAATTTCTGATTATATTTTTGATCGTTTTAATGTACGTTACAGTCCTGAAGAAGAGATTGTCGTTATGACAGGTGGTTCTGAAGCAATAGATAATATTTTAAGAACTATTTTAAACCCAGGTGACGAAGTCATTTTACCTGCACCATCATATTTAGGCTATGAACCAATTATTAAGTTATGCGGTGCAAAAGTTGTCTACGTCGATACGACAAAAACAGATCTCGTCCCAACAGCAGATTCAATTAAAGAAAAAATTACTGATAAAACAAAAGCAGTACTTTTCAACTACCCAACAAATCCAACAGGTACGTCACTCTCATATGAAAACATCAAAGAAATCGTCGAAGTATTAAAAGATAAAGATATTTTTATCGTGACAGATGAAATTTATAGCGACAACGTCTATGAAGGTAAACACCACTCATTTATGGAGTTTGAAGAAATCCGTAACAAATTATTCGTCGTGAATGGATTATCTAAGTCACATGCGATGACGGGGGCACGTATTGGATATATTTTATCAACACCTGAACTTTCAGATTTAGTAAATACGGTACATTTATATAACACAATATGTGCATCTACACCATCACAATACGGTGCAATTGCAGCATTTAGAGATGTTCCTAAAGAAGATTTAGAGGCGATGAATGATGCTTATAAAACACGACGTGACTATTTATTTGATCGACTCACGGGCATGGGATTACCCGTAGAAAAGCCAACAGGGGCATTCTATATCTTTCCTGATATTAGTGAATATAGCAACGACTCATTCCAGTTCTGTTTAGATTTAATCGAACAAGAACAGCTCGCAGTTGTCCCCGGTGCGTCATTCTCACCTTATGGTGAAGGCCACATTCGCTTATCATTCGCTGCAACGATGGAAGAACTTGTTGAAGCATGCAACCGACTCGAAAACTTCTTAAAAAATTATAAGAAATAA
- a CDS encoding YjiH family protein codes for MKDKKYSTKTKALSIVMNIIGVVLFLLPIHIDGKWTIMLGVIADYIMKYFSDFLPLLVVTIGIVSTILFIIQKILKTEIPFLKMLDEGFVWTTIKLIGFTFLVMAFFKVGPEWVVNEDTGLMVLNDVLPVLIVWFFLAGFLMPILLNFGLTEFIGVLLSKIIRPLFKAPGRSGVDAVASWMGAAPIGVLITLRQYEEGLYTQKEATAIATNFSVVSIPFSLVMTKMIGMEHMFLQIYGAMVVASIVTAIVMVRIPPVSWKSDEYLVDSKVDPDETIPEDCGMIEYAVDQMFDRAEKEENPFKLIKEGIVSVFEMWFNLTTVIMALATLAMIAVEFTPLFYWLSLPLQPILQVFGMQQIDLAGPSLLVGFPDIFLGPIVGSGIEDEFTRFIIAATTMAQLIYMADIGALLLKSKLNINFFELVLIFVLRTIIAFPVIFVIAKLVFMTV; via the coding sequence ATGAAAGATAAGAAATACTCAACAAAAACGAAAGCGTTATCAATCGTTATGAACATTATCGGTGTTGTACTGTTTTTATTACCTATACATATTGATGGTAAATGGACGATAATGCTAGGGGTAATCGCTGATTATATTATGAAATACTTTAGTGATTTTTTACCCCTGTTAGTTGTAACGATTGGAATTGTTTCGACTATACTCTTCATTATACAGAAAATATTAAAAACTGAAATTCCATTTTTAAAAATGCTAGATGAAGGCTTTGTATGGACAACGATTAAGTTGATTGGATTTACGTTTTTAGTGATGGCATTTTTTAAAGTCGGCCCAGAATGGGTAGTTAATGAAGATACAGGACTCATGGTATTAAATGACGTATTACCTGTTTTAATTGTATGGTTCTTTTTAGCAGGATTTCTAATGCCCATTCTTTTAAATTTTGGTTTAACAGAATTTATCGGTGTTCTTTTAAGTAAAATAATCCGACCATTATTTAAAGCCCCTGGGCGCTCTGGAGTAGACGCTGTGGCTTCTTGGATGGGTGCAGCACCAATTGGAGTACTCATTACTCTTAGACAATATGAAGAAGGACTATATACTCAAAAAGAAGCGACTGCAATCGCTACGAACTTTTCAGTTGTATCAATTCCGTTTAGTCTAGTCATGACGAAGATGATTGGTATGGAACATATGTTTTTACAAATTTACGGTGCAATGGTTGTAGCTTCGATAGTTACCGCGATTGTAATGGTAAGAATTCCTCCAGTTTCTTGGAAATCAGATGAGTACTTAGTAGATAGTAAAGTTGATCCAGATGAAACCATTCCAGAAGACTGCGGAATGATAGAATATGCAGTCGATCAAATGTTTGATCGTGCTGAAAAAGAAGAAAATCCGTTTAAATTAATTAAAGAAGGTATAGTTTCTGTATTTGAAATGTGGTTCAATTTAACGACGGTAATTATGGCACTAGCAACATTAGCAATGATTGCAGTAGAATTCACACCATTATTTTATTGGTTAAGTCTACCACTTCAACCTATTCTTCAAGTGTTTGGCATGCAACAAATTGATCTAGCAGGACCATCGTTACTCGTTGGCTTTCCAGATATTTTCTTAGGGCCAATTGTAGGAAGTGGTATTGAAGATGAATTTACAAGATTTATAATCGCTGCAACGACGATGGCACAGCTGATTTATATGGCAGATATCGGAGCATTGCTATTAAAAAGTAAGTTAAATATTAACTTTTTTGAGCTTGTATTGATATTCGTGCTTAGAACAATTATTGCATTCCCAGTTATTTTTGTAATCGCTAAACTTGTATTTATGACGGTATAA
- the gltS gene encoding sodium/glutamate symporter, which produces MVLELNEITTVLLAFLVYLFGDFLTKKIKILYRFAIPAPVVGGLLVAILILILSNTNIVTIKLDTSFQSLFMIAFFTTIGLGASFALVKLGGKLLVIYWLAAGVIAILQNVVGVSVAKLFNLDPLFGVVLGTAAMEGGHGGVTAYGTTLEQMGVDGALSIGLAAATFGLIAGGLIGGPIVQHLIRKYDLKPSIDDKKVNLDDYDEDFEGDGAVTATTSQFIYTSTVIVFCMAVGTYLGDMFTEATGFSLPGYVGAMFVAVLIRNIIDRSKPEVLNLKVNSLVGEVTLAIFLSMALMSINLGEISGNVLPIIVALILQVALMAIFASTILFRLLGKDYDSAIMVAGFIGHGLGATPNAMANMHSVTQQHGMSHKAFLIVPIVGAFLIEVLTVPIILATINLFS; this is translated from the coding sequence ATGGTACTCGAACTAAATGAGATCACTACAGTGTTACTTGCATTTTTAGTCTATTTATTCGGTGATTTCTTAACTAAAAAAATTAAAATTCTATACAGATTTGCAATTCCAGCTCCGGTAGTCGGAGGGTTACTTGTTGCAATATTAATACTTATTTTATCTAATACAAATATCGTTACAATAAAACTCGATACGAGCTTCCAGTCACTATTTATGATTGCGTTCTTCACGACAATTGGACTTGGCGCGAGCTTTGCACTTGTGAAACTTGGAGGTAAGCTGTTAGTTATTTACTGGTTAGCAGCTGGTGTTATTGCGATTTTACAAAACGTCGTTGGAGTTAGCGTTGCGAAGTTATTTAATTTAGATCCATTATTTGGGGTTGTACTTGGTACAGCAGCGATGGAAGGTGGACACGGAGGAGTAACGGCTTACGGTACAACATTAGAACAGATGGGTGTTGACGGAGCGTTATCTATCGGCTTAGCAGCTGCAACATTTGGTTTAATTGCAGGAGGATTAATCGGAGGTCCAATCGTTCAACATTTAATTCGTAAATATGATTTAAAGCCTTCTATTGATGATAAAAAAGTAAATTTAGATGATTACGATGAAGATTTTGAAGGAGACGGTGCAGTTACTGCTACAACAAGTCAATTTATTTATACATCGACTGTAATTGTATTTTGTATGGCTGTCGGAACATATTTAGGAGATATGTTCACAGAAGCAACGGGATTCTCGTTACCAGGATATGTTGGAGCAATGTTCGTTGCGGTATTAATACGTAACATTATCGACCGCTCAAAACCAGAAGTATTAAACTTAAAAGTAAACTCTTTAGTCGGAGAAGTTACACTTGCAATTTTCCTATCGATGGCACTTATGAGTATCAACTTAGGTGAAATTTCAGGTAACGTATTGCCAATTATCGTGGCATTAATTTTACAAGTTGCTTTAATGGCAATATTTGCATCAACGATTCTATTTAGATTACTCGGAAAAGATTATGACAGTGCGATTATGGTTGCAGGATTTATTGGACACGGGCTTGGTGCAACACCAAACGCGATGGCAAACATGCACTCTGTCACACAACAACATGGTATGTCACATAAGGCATTTCTAATCGTACCAATTGTCGGAGCTTTTTTAATTGAGGTATTAACTGTTCCGATTATACTTGCGACAATTAACTTATTCTCATAA
- a CDS encoding lactate/malate family dehydrogenase, giving the protein MSKLGIIGLGRVGSQILTDVQREQLFKEIVLIDENEKVARGEALDHHHVTGANGTPRVKIYAGSYDDLKDADLVIITASIVTEANMADRVALAKGNKKIIEDVIKNIESVTKEAIILNVSNPVDTITYIGSKHYDKKKIIGTGTMLETARFKTLISDHYDIDPKSIDAFVIGEHGKHAVPVWSKVRIFGMDLEEFERLTGKPSIDKDKVTESIDQVAFEVFSNKGWTNSAISRITVDLAKSVVFDEKSIYSVTSESNEYGYKEVAYGLPTIIGKDGIEQRLEIELSDDEQSALTEAVEYIKQAIEL; this is encoded by the coding sequence ATGTCAAAACTTGGAATTATCGGACTCGGAAGAGTCGGAAGTCAAATATTAACAGATGTGCAACGTGAACAGTTATTTAAAGAAATTGTATTAATCGATGAAAATGAAAAAGTAGCACGTGGTGAAGCGCTTGACCACCATCATGTCACTGGAGCAAATGGTACACCACGCGTTAAAATCTACGCAGGTAGCTATGATGATTTAAAAGACGCGGATTTAGTTATTATTACAGCAAGTATCGTTACTGAAGCTAATATGGCAGATAGGGTGGCACTTGCTAAGGGAAATAAAAAAATTATTGAAGATGTCATTAAAAATATTGAAAGTGTAACGAAAGAAGCAATTATTTTAAATGTTTCAAATCCTGTGGACACGATTACTTATATCGGCAGTAAACATTATGATAAGAAAAAAATAATTGGTACAGGAACGATGCTAGAGACGGCGAGGTTTAAAACTCTCATCTCAGACCACTATGATATCGATCCAAAAAGTATAGATGCATTTGTGATTGGAGAACATGGTAAACACGCAGTACCTGTATGGAGTAAAGTAAGAATCTTTGGTATGGATTTAGAAGAATTTGAACGCTTAACAGGAAAGCCTTCAATCGATAAAGATAAAGTAACAGAAAGCATCGACCAAGTAGCATTTGAAGTCTTTTCAAATAAAGGATGGACAAACTCAGCAATTTCAAGAATTACTGTAGATCTTGCAAAATCTGTCGTATTCGATGAAAAATCTATTTATTCAGTTACGTCAGAATCAAACGAATACGGCTATAAAGAAGTCGCGTATGGACTTCCAACAATCATTGGAAAAGATGGAATCGAGCAACGTCTTGAAATTGAATTATCAGATGACGAACAATCAGCACTTACTGAAGCGGTTGAATATATTAAACAGGCAATTGAATTATAA
- a CDS encoding YhgE/Pip domain-containing protein, producing the protein MLRDFKFILKTPVLLISLLVVSTLPFIYAITFLGAMWNPYENTEDMKFNIVNEDKGTEDINVGESLVDELKEEDRLDWQFTDLDTAKKALQNGDTYGYIVIPEDASEKAMSFLKEDPEQVEMSLNLNPGHNFIGALMSEQVGHFIIEEVRKEITDNYITAIVDQLNSVESDSQDAQEAIQQLSDGADELNNGLIEAHDASGQLVQGANELNDGVGQLNNGANELSDGTGQLVQGEQQMTAQLQQLAQMVGPQGQQLVQAQSQLEQGAAQANGGANQLAQGTSEAANGSNQLAGGISELNGGLGELQQGSQELSDSLNEINTQFKKVLDKIEEENLAFTEAGAKDIAQPVHLETKNIVDTQNYGQSFAPLIVAISLFIGSITFNVVYPNNKIFDEDINIFKAWFSRMLLYMVHALLISTFITVVVDFIMQIEISSHWRFFLLSYVWSLLAITMIGALVTLFGNFGKFLSIILLIVQLSASGGTFPIETTNAIYQKLYEFLPMSYTVIGYRTAIFNQAFDHEFSTIIYVLLGMLAGAMLFILLLFFLKDKFPRYRALTSRLSRLEA; encoded by the coding sequence GTGCTACGAGATTTTAAGTTTATATTGAAAACTCCTGTCTTACTTATTTCACTTCTCGTTGTTTCAACACTTCCATTCATATATGCAATAACATTCTTAGGTGCGATGTGGAATCCATACGAGAACACAGAAGATATGAAATTTAACATCGTCAACGAAGATAAAGGAACCGAAGATATTAACGTTGGTGAGTCTTTAGTTGATGAGTTGAAAGAAGAAGACCGCTTAGACTGGCAGTTTACAGATCTAGATACTGCTAAAAAGGCGTTACAAAACGGAGATACTTACGGGTACATCGTTATTCCTGAAGATGCTTCAGAAAAAGCGATGTCGTTTCTAAAAGAAGATCCCGAGCAAGTAGAAATGTCGTTAAACTTAAACCCTGGACATAACTTCATTGGGGCGTTGATGTCAGAGCAGGTTGGACATTTCATCATCGAAGAAGTGCGTAAAGAAATTACAGATAACTACATTACAGCTATTGTCGATCAACTAAACTCTGTAGAATCGGATAGTCAAGATGCTCAAGAAGCAATTCAACAACTTTCTGACGGTGCAGATGAATTAAACAATGGTTTAATTGAAGCACATGATGCATCTGGACAACTCGTTCAAGGGGCAAATGAGTTAAATGACGGTGTAGGTCAATTAAATAATGGTGCAAATGAATTAAGCGATGGTACTGGACAGCTTGTTCAAGGTGAACAACAAATGACAGCTCAACTTCAACAGCTCGCTCAAATGGTTGGCCCACAAGGACAACAACTTGTTCAAGCACAGTCTCAACTTGAACAAGGCGCAGCACAAGCAAATGGTGGAGCAAATCAACTTGCACAAGGTACTAGTGAAGCAGCGAATGGTTCAAACCAACTCGCTGGTGGTATTTCTGAGTTAAATGGTGGTTTAGGTGAGTTACAACAAGGTTCTCAAGAGCTCTCAGACTCATTAAATGAAATTAACACTCAGTTTAAAAAAGTGTTAGATAAAATCGAAGAAGAAAACCTTGCATTTACTGAAGCAGGTGCAAAAGACATTGCACAACCGGTGCACTTAGAAACAAAAAACATAGTTGATACTCAAAACTATGGACAAAGTTTCGCGCCACTAATCGTTGCGATTAGCTTATTCATTGGGTCTATTACGTTTAACGTCGTTTACCCAAACAACAAAATTTTTGATGAAGATATTAACATCTTTAAAGCATGGTTTAGCCGTATGTTACTCTATATGGTTCATGCGCTACTAATTTCAACATTCATTACAGTTGTTGTTGACTTTATAATGCAAATAGAAATTAGTAGTCACTGGAGATTCTTCCTACTCAGTTACGTATGGTCATTATTAGCAATTACAATGATTGGTGCATTAGTAACGTTATTTGGTAACTTCGGTAAGTTCTTAAGTATCATCTTACTGATCGTTCAATTATCAGCGAGTGGTGGTACATTCCCTATCGAAACGACAAACGCAATTTACCAAAAACTTTATGAATTCTTACCAATGTCATATACAGTCATTGGTTACAGAACAGCAATATTCAACCAGGCATTCGACCACGAATTTAGTACAATCATCTACGTATTACTCGGAATGCTCGCTGGTGCGATGTTATTCATCTTATTACTGTTCTTCTTAAAAGATAAATTCCCAAGATATAGAGCACTCACAAGCAGACTTAGTCGCTTAGAAGCATAG
- a CDS encoding TetR/AcrR family transcriptional regulator, whose translation MTKKDLRVIKTLKSIDDAIVTLLKDKKFEDITVKDICEKAMINRGTYYSHYKDKYALIQSYQKSLIEDAENLIYKNITGDSLTEIADHQVKDMLEQLFEYIEYNQTKIYATALAVGRVEFMEDFSKHMYKIYRLKQKELDVHFSDEALSEYLITYVSNAHLGIIYRWLENGCKETPKEMAEMLELMTITGVFKSVLTKEKDE comes from the coding sequence ATGACAAAAAAAGATTTACGAGTAATAAAAACTCTAAAAAGTATAGATGATGCGATTGTTACATTATTAAAAGATAAAAAATTTGAAGACATTACGGTTAAAGACATCTGTGAAAAAGCGATGATTAACCGAGGAACATATTATAGTCACTATAAAGATAAATACGCGCTCATTCAGTCGTATCAAAAATCTCTAATTGAAGATGCGGAAAACTTAATTTATAAAAATATTACGGGGGATAGCTTAACAGAAATCGCTGATCATCAAGTAAAGGATATGCTTGAACAATTATTTGAATATATCGAATATAACCAAACGAAAATTTATGCTACTGCACTTGCAGTTGGTCGAGTAGAGTTTATGGAAGATTTTTCGAAGCATATGTATAAAATATACAGATTAAAACAAAAAGAATTAGATGTTCATTTTTCTGACGAAGCGCTTAGTGAGTATTTAATTACTTATGTATCTAACGCACATCTAGGTATTATTTATCGATGGTTAGAAAATGGGTGTAAGGAAACTCCAAAAGAGATGGCGGAAATGTTAGAGCTAATGACGATAACTGGAGTCTTCAAATCAGTATTAACAAAGGAAAAGGACGAGTAA
- a CDS encoding ketopantoate reductase family protein — protein MKIAIAGAGALGGRVGSQLFEAGYDVTLIDMWEEHVNKINEDGLEIQTETDTYTIDIPATLPKNIDGTFDLIIILTKAMQSVEMVKTLETQGAIREDTALLTMMNGLGHKDRLKELIKEDHIFLAVTMWTAGLRGPGQILLEGSGSIIMQRADGIDTPLGHEINDIFNKAKLNSKLSDDVFLAIWEKVVVNSVLNPLCTILDKRIGEIAAYSEVDNMIGPLIQEIVDVANSRDVALDYNKSFEKIKASFPDEVAGLHYPSMHQDFSNKRPTEIDYLNGQIARYGEEKGIKTPLNEMITHMVHQLEMKNQ, from the coding sequence ATGAAAATCGCAATCGCTGGTGCTGGCGCACTTGGTGGACGTGTAGGATCACAATTATTTGAGGCAGGTTATGATGTAACATTAATCGACATGTGGGAAGAGCATGTTAACAAAATCAATGAAGATGGATTAGAGATACAAACTGAAACAGACACTTATACAATCGATATTCCAGCAACATTACCTAAAAATATCGACGGCACTTTTGACTTAATCATCATTTTAACAAAAGCAATGCAGTCTGTTGAAATGGTTAAAACTCTTGAAACACAAGGCGCAATACGTGAAGACACAGCACTTCTCACTATGATGAACGGTTTAGGTCATAAAGATCGTCTTAAAGAACTTATTAAAGAAGATCACATCTTCTTAGCAGTAACGATGTGGACAGCTGGCCTACGTGGACCTGGTCAAATATTACTAGAAGGTTCAGGAAGCATTATTATGCAAAGAGCAGATGGCATAGATACTCCACTTGGTCATGAAATTAATGACATTTTCAATAAAGCAAAACTAAACTCTAAACTTTCAGATGATGTTTTCCTAGCAATCTGGGAAAAAGTAGTCGTAAATAGCGTGTTAAACCCATTATGTACAATTTTAGATAAACGTATCGGAGAAATTGCTGCATATAGTGAAGTAGACAATATGATTGGACCTTTAATTCAAGAAATTGTAGACGTTGCAAATTCACGTGACGTTGCGCTTGATTACAATAAATCTTTTGAAAAAATTAAAGCGTCATTCCCAGATGAAGTCGCAGGATTACACTATCCTTCAATGCACCAAGACTTTTCAAATAAACGACCAACTGAGATTGATTATCTAAATGGTCAAATTGCACGTTACGGGGAAGAAAAAGGTATTAAAACACCATTAAATGAAATGATCACACATATGGTGCATCAGCTAGAAATGAAAAACCAATAA
- a CDS encoding PTS transporter subunit IIC, which yields MSEAVANEKLTPKKFLFNVLNGVALAIVVGLIPNAILGGLFGYLSQYANIFQILQNVVVGIQFTIPVLTGVLIAMNFNLNPMATVTIGTASFVGSGAAVFTENGWILTGIGDLINTMITAAIAVGIMLIVKDRFGSLSIILIPIVVGGISGLLGILLLPYVNTITVGLGVLINNITSAQPIIMAILLSVAFAIIIISPVSTAAIAYAIGISGLAAGAAGVGVASTAIVLFIGTLRVNKIGVPIAIILGAMKMMMPNLIRYPILLVPVISNAIVSGFVAGLINLPGTPQSAGFGVAGLIGPIQSLQEMTGATGFNVLLVIIAYFIVPIIFGVLFHFLYTRVLKLYSEEIYVFESE from the coding sequence ATGTCAGAAGCAGTAGCAAACGAAAAACTTACACCAAAAAAGTTTTTATTTAATGTTTTAAATGGTGTCGCACTAGCAATCGTCGTTGGATTGATTCCTAACGCAATTTTAGGAGGATTATTTGGATATTTAAGCCAATATGCGAATATCTTCCAAATACTACAAAACGTAGTTGTCGGTATTCAATTTACTATCCCGGTATTAACCGGTGTACTTATCGCAATGAACTTTAATCTAAATCCAATGGCAACTGTAACAATCGGTACAGCTTCGTTCGTAGGTTCTGGTGCCGCTGTGTTCACAGAAAATGGATGGATTTTAACAGGAATTGGTGACTTAATTAATACAATGATTACTGCGGCAATCGCTGTCGGAATTATGTTAATTGTAAAAGACCGCTTCGGTAGTTTAAGTATTATTCTAATTCCAATTGTTGTTGGGGGAATTTCAGGATTACTTGGTATTTTACTATTACCTTACGTGAATACTATTACAGTTGGTCTTGGTGTATTAATTAATAACATTACATCTGCACAACCAATTATCATGGCAATTCTACTTTCAGTTGCTTTTGCTATTATTATTATCTCGCCAGTTTCAACAGCTGCAATCGCATATGCAATTGGTATTTCAGGTCTCGCAGCAGGGGCCGCAGGTGTTGGAGTAGCTTCTACAGCAATCGTATTATTCATTGGTACATTACGTGTAAATAAAATTGGAGTACCTATCGCAATTATTTTAGGTGCAATGAAAATGATGATGCCAAACTTAATTCGCTATCCAATTTTACTTGTACCTGTCATTTCAAACGCAATTGTCTCTGGATTTGTCGCTGGCTTAATAAACTTACCAGGTACACCTCAATCTGCTGGATTTGGTGTCGCAGGATTAATTGGTCCAATTCAATCATTACAAGAGATGACTGGTGCTACAGGTTTTAATGTACTACTAGTAATAATCGCTTACTTTATAGTACCAATTATATTTGGAGTTTTATTCCACTTCTTATATACACGCGTATTAAAATTATATTCTGAAGAAATTTACGTTTTCGAATCAGAATAA